Genomic DNA from Prunus persica cultivar Lovell chromosome G1, Prunus_persica_NCBIv2, whole genome shotgun sequence:
ACAAGAACATTTTAAtaatcaaatttgttttaattttaattcatgGAAATTTAGTAAACTTAAGTAATAAGTACCATTTCTACCCGATTCCAAATAGTtgagtaaacaacttcaatagaaATCTAAATTCCGActtctcaattcaattcatcctCATTCGATTACGAATTAGTAAACATACCATAAATCTAATGAGTTACCCAATCCAATCATGATTTACGCTTATCTGATTAAACAATTATACTTGACTCATAGTTTTGCACGTGTCATAACAATTCTCACATGCAATAACAATTCTCAGTGCATGTTCCCATCGCATGTGGGTGTTCTTAGATGTATCCATGGGAGATCAAACATCACACGTGAAGGGTCGATGTGACTCCACGTgttgtttcaatccataagCCGATACCTCCATCTCCATGTGGGGAAGGTACTAGTTATCCATCTACTACTAGTGGACATGATAAGCATTGAAATATTTACCAATTGACTGAGCTCTGCATTCTTAATTGACTTCATCGTTTGCATGTTGAGCCATGATAGAACTGAAGTACTATTAGAAGCTGCTTATGACATCAAGAACTTTGAGCTacttttgagaaattctaaTTCAACAGACAACCAAATAAAACTGCTAGATGAGTTACAGGTTACCTGACCACTGATGAGCTGTCCCGTCCTCATATGATCAGCAGTTCAATTTTTGACAAGACGACCTTCATATCCCCCGCTCACGAGGATTTCATGTCAAGTCTAATCATACTAAAGTTCACTTCCTCTGCAGTAGCTTTCAGCATGGAAAATCTCCAATTCAAATCTCTTCGTTGTGCAAGTTTTCATATCTGTGCATACGTAATTCAACAGGGGAAATTACACCACAAAATCTAAAAGCCAGTGCTTGTTGACGTAACTTCTAGCAGCCAATTATCTGTATTCCTCCGGAATTAGAATGGGGCTGCGTTAAAAAACACCTGCAACAGCAACTTCCATCTGGGGGGCCCCGTGCTGAACATGGCCAAGTTTTATCAAAGACCTTCAAACAGTAAATACTCATCATACAAGCTCACGACAACAGGCTTCGTTATCGTATTATAACATTAATTCCTTAGAAAATATGACCATGTCTAATTAAACGAAAGCATAAGCATCCTAATTACAACGCCGCCTGTACATTCCAGTTATTGAAACTAGTAATGGATTCCTTATGCTTTCAGTCAACAAGCTTCCTTAGGTGCGATCTGAGCAGTCCTTTCCCTGCACCacataacaaaacaaacaccTCAGAGATCAACGCAGATACTATCTAGCATCAAGAAAACTATGAATGATTCTGAACTGATCAAATATCTTCAAAGGCCCTATCTTTTCCAGAGATAATTCCAGTGACAAGTTAAACAGTACGGTACTCATCCTCTTACAATAAACTACATAACCTAATACCCATTCTCAAGTACAAATAATATAAGATGCAATCATATCCATATGATGCAACCATATCCATAATTATGTGTTAAGTTAAATAATATTATCCAACGGACCTGTCTACCATCGATGCATATATAGACCACAAGGTACCAGATACATGACCCATGGtgcaaagaaacaaacaggTACATGACAAATACATAAAACCTAAAAAGCTAGGTCGTAGCTTCCCACATTGCAGTATGGTTTTGCTGTTAAAATAGAGTTATACAAAAGAATGCAACTGCCTGCAGGACTATGAACATATCATGTGCTAAAAAAGGTGACCTGACATCGATGAGCGACAGCTATGGTGAACCACATGCTTCACTGTTTCCTTGTGCACTACAGATTGCTGCTCTGAAAGGACTTTTTCAGGAAGACAGCCCTTGGAGGCTTGATCCTCTGCTATCACATTTGTAAACCGTTCATTTGAtttgttgtattttaaaaataatttcctCTCTGAATTGGCCATGGTGACGACCTTCTTAAGGTACTTTGAAGACCCTGAAATTCAAAAGATTGGGACAAGAAGAATAAGGATATTTGTGTAACATATAAAGATTGACTACCAAGTTggcaaaagtgaaaataacCGAATAGAACACCATACTTAAACCATAAGCAATGGACATATGTTATTACAATGTTATGTTTGTGGACAGCAAATCAATTTGGCAATAAAGCACACCAGAATGTAAGATATTTCTTGTTTACTTATTAAGTTACTTGTGTCATCTCCAACTAAACTGAGCATGAGTTTAGTAACTCGGTGCAAGATAGAAAAGTTGTATTCTCAAAACTgccaaaaaacataaataatagTAAATTGATATTTGTTAAATGGTCTTCTGGCGGCGGCTCACTgttctaattattttttccctcCAAGCTTACCAAAGAggaggaaaacaaaaggaagcaGAGTCTCTATTTTGTAACACAATACTGTTTAAGTGTTCAGTAAAGAGCAGGCCAGACATCAGACTTTTGCAACTTGTATGCTCACTGTGATGCATATTACATTACGTATCCATTGCGCACTTGAACCCCTCAGTACCTCACAAGTTTAGGTGATTTCAGTTGCCAAACCAACATACTAAAAAGTAGATTTCTGGCTACAATACTGCTTCCTCCTCAACGCTTAAGGTCCCCTGCTTGATGTCTATCTACGGTTATCCTTTCCATGTTTTAAATGCTCAAGACTTCCAATTCAAGGAATGCTGAGCAATCCTGACTGCCTGTTCTACGGGAAGTTCTAATGCATGGGTTCACTCACACATGCAAATCACCAGCAGCTACCCTTAACATTTCTCTAGCCTTAATTTATCtcacgaaaataaaaattttatcgAAAATTGCCAAAACATGGGATGGACAGAtagaatttcaatttgatgaGAGTTTCAATCTCAAATGtgtatgaaaataaaacaaaaagagaaaacaaaattctaAGCATCAGCTTTGTCACTCCTTGAGCCATTGTCAAGGTCTCACATCTTTGCGAGGTTTCTTTTCCTGTGTAAAAATTATTATCTGAAAGTTCTAGGAAACCACAATCTAAATTGCAATATAATCCTATATGCTTACAGAATGTAGAACCAACAAAAACCTATGGCAGAGGCACCAACATAACTCATATTTTATCATAGCATAACTCtgaatatattttgtttataccATATCTGACCAAACCCTCTCAACTGGACACGTGAAATGAATGGCCCACTGAGCAGAAGCCGACATGGCCCAGCCCAGTCACTGGAACTCGTAACTACCATCAGCAGGGGTGAGCCCTTGGCAACCTCACCTGCCGATCCGGCTCAATGAAGGTACCTGCCATGCCACTTTCATGTCGACCCGTGACGACCCCTAGGGCTATGtccacagtcccacatcgaaactaTAACCAAGGTGCTCCATCCCTTTTGACTATAAATAGGGCTCTTGCACCAATGCACAAAGTAATAGTAAACTTAGAGAACTCTGTCCAATTACTTATCTTCTCGATCCTTAAGCTACCTTTAGCATTGGAGAGCCTTTGGCCGGTACCACACCTCTGCTGAAGGGGCCACGCGACTGAGGCAGACCTTCTATAACTTGATCCCATCAATTGATTCTTATGTTAATCACCCAATAAAACAGGAAAAAGGTGAAACTCTATTGTGAATGCCAATAAACTCGGAAGGCTCCAACGACATACTTCAAATCAGTGCCTAACTTATATCTAGGCCAACTGGGTGTACCTGGATGCATTTCAAGAAGAGGCCCACATCAGGAAAACACCACCTAAAAGTTCAGCTAATTAAAGtataaaaacaacattttTAAGAGTTTCTTCATTGTTAACTCCACTCTAACTGCAGAAACACCAAAGATTGGCAGTGCCAcagatgaatttttttccaacctttatacacacacacagaggcACACGCACATGTACATATGCCTTCTAATAGATGTTCTTTCGATTAAAAGGTTGGTACCACATTCtctacaaaacccaaaaaacttCCAAACGTTAATAAGAAAAGCAAGAGATTGTTGGCCATCTCTCCTACTGTTCAGTAAACGGTAACACACATGCACAGACACACATAATAGTGTCAAGATCCCCTCCAAGGTAGACCCAGCTTAGGTAGAACTGGGTCataaatattttccttttacttctTTTAGAACTTGGCTGTAAAATCTTTTAATAACTTTACAGTGATACACATTATGACTACAGCCACTCATCCTATAAATATGATTATTTTCTTGACACCAACATAAGTACCATAAATTTACAATATCAAGTAACATGCTTCATAACTCATTTTGGAGCCCCAAGTCATATTTACTTTCGACTAACCTCttcttacttttctttttcgatATAATTTTGACCAGTCATACTTCACCAGCTCCAAGCttttaaagtataaattaaataaccaccaccactccaaACATCTTAAGTTGCTATGCTTGATCACATGCATCAAACATGATTCACGCATGATTTTGTTTGGCTGATTAAGACAACTTTCACGGGGAATCTGcagaaaaaattgatttttcaagTTGAGATGAATATAAACTAAGCACCAAATTGTGGAGCTTTTGGGTAGGAATAAACTAGTGATACTTGGCATTATATAACAGTATAGATAAATTGCATCTCAAATAGATTAGCAGGGTGCAAAAACCACTGAATCACATATGTAATGCCCATTTGCATTTCTGAAAGCTGTATCAATCAATTACTTCCTAGATTCTACCAATTTGGACTGTGGGATCATTTACTAGATTTCATAGGaattgtttctctttttttcttgtggcCTAATAAAACTCTAATTTGCTTTCCAAGAACACACAGAACTTTCTAGAGATCAATTCAACACGTCGCCAGATCCTTATCAATGAAACAGACTAAGCCCCTTAAAATACATATCTCCTTGCCCACACTGaagaatgaaaatatttagCTAAGTACACCATCACACAAATATAATTGAACCTAGTTTTACATTTCCAGGCCTTAGTTTTGCAAAGGTGTGACTTAATGATTGTATCACAAATTATGAAAGTAATAACCATCATTGCATCCATAAAAGAGCTTAATCTGCATATTCTCAAACACAAATGTTTAATAAACTGTGTTATAGAATTTGTAGTTTAGAACTAAAATGGTCCCTACTAGTTTATGATGTAGGATATGGGTGAATAGAGTATTTAGGTAATTTAGCGGAAGCAAATGGCTTCACATCAAAACAGTTTTGGCTTCACACCAAGGCGTCTCCAATCTCTGGAAAGTAAACTTTTCTTAATATCTCAAATCTCAACTCCACAATGAATTACATGAGAggggtatttatagcaaactaaaacctagagaCAATAGGATAAAAAGTCCCTTGCTAAAACAGAAATTCTaacctaaataaaataggaaacttagaaatcctactaaaatctggaaaacttaaaaaatctTACTAAAATCTGGAAAACTTCGAGAACAAGTTAGAAACTAATCGCAGGAATAAAAAATTGCCAGatttaaaaaccaaattaaatgaCTTCCTCTTCCAtccctttcttttgtaaaCCCTAATGGGTTTGATAAAGATGTCCTCATCAGTTTATTCTTTAAATTTGTGTGCTTAACTCCATTGCCCCTTTACAGTGCGCAATTGACACCAAAGCACAGAAAATATTATGAGACAATAAAAAGGCCAAAAGATAAAGACCCTTCTAAAACTAGAAGAACAATATGGTCCAAATTAGaattgaaaaggaaagaatatAATAGGAGAAATAGTACCTTTAGGAGGGCTACTAGTACTGGCTGATGGAGGTGAAGCAAGCAGGGGAGCATACATGTAAGAGTCAGACTTCAGATAGTCCCCAACCTTCTTCAGCAACCTCTTGTTGTTTCCTTTAATGGGTTTCCTTCCTTCCACTCCTAAGAATACAAAAAACCACCCAATTGAGCCAAATCttcaaaacccatcaacaTAAATACACCACAGAAGCCATAAATACTATAAATACTATAAACAGTAAAATCCCAGAATagagttgaaagaaaaagaaaattataccTGTAATAGAAGCCCTTGTCTTCATGGGTGAGCTAAAGCCGTGAGGTGGATGAGAAATTAGAGGAGCAAACATGTAAGAGTTAGAAATGAGAAAGTCTATGACTTTCTTTAGCAGTTTCTTCTTATTACGCTTAATGggtcttttcttttgaacttCTAGCAACATTTTCTTCACCATAATTCTTTTCTCTGGTTTTGGTTTTCGCTGTGGCTTGGGTTTCGGGAACAGAAAAGTGGAAATTCTTTGGTTCTTGGTGTTGGCTTTAGTTCGAACATTGAGGCGGTTGGGATTGTTGTGAACAGGTGCCTGCTAGTAAGAGCCTTTGGCGTGTCGTTTTGGCGCAAGGGGTTGGAAAGAAACTGCGACGTGTGCCAATGAGAAAGACCTTGCATTTAGGAAATTTAGAGAGGTGGCAATGGAATGTTATAAATTTCGAGTTATTTACATTAACATCTagtgagattttttattttttcataaaaaccCCTAAGATTTCAAAAATTATACGAAAATCCCTTGAGGTTTCAGATTATCTGTTTTCGTTAATTGTTCGTCCACAAATTGATGATTTAGTTCGTAAAAACGTATGCAAATGgcaaaattaacctcaatgaaAGGCTAACTCTgtcatttggagaaattttttatatataacatCACCAATCTTTGGATAAAAAATCAACAGAaaagggttttgtgaaaataatttaaaatcttAAAGGGTGTTCATGTAATTTTCGAAACCTcaaggggttttgtgaaaattctaaaaacctCAAGGGGGCtattagtgtaaataactctataaatttcaaaaactaaaaacttgtttggtaactaattatagttttaaaaaattgaaaagtgaaaagtgGACAAAAGTGGTTTGGTAACTAATTTCAGTTTATGTGAAACttggaaattaattttttttggggtcaaattttgaatttgataacaTAGAATGAAAGTGCATTTTATGAAGAGTTCGTAGCATTTTTCGgtaatttttttggaattagGATGagttttttatgaattttggatatggaGTTCAGAGACTTGGATTGGATTCGTGGCCAAACACAAGAATCCAACGGCTGGGTCCAAGTAGAGAGGTCCCAAACACCGAGTTTTGGTAATTGGAGTGCATTTAATATGTGGCGATGTAAAATTAATCTATCCCCCAAcatgttttttagtttttaattttcaataaaagtgaagatgaaaactgaaaaatcaaacaaaatgatTATCAAATAACCcctaaataaatatgaaaacaagaaagatgtgtcaaaaaaatcaaatacaatTTACCAAATATTTGACAcatctttcttgttttttttttccttgaaaaaaataaaggaaaacatGATTCATTCTAAACAtggttaattaattaggagaattat
This window encodes:
- the LOC18793251 gene encoding uncharacterized protein LOC18793251 isoform X3 — protein: MLPCLLHLHQPVLVALLKIPRESCLNQPNKIMRESCLMHVIKHSNLRCLEWWWLFNLYFKSLELVKYDWSKLYRKRKVRRGSSKYLKKVVTMANSERKLFLKYNKSNERFTNVIAEDQASKGCLPEKVLSEQQSVVHKETVKHVVHHSCRSSMSGKGLLRSHLRKLVD
- the LOC18793251 gene encoding uncharacterized protein LOC18793251 isoform X1, whose product is MVKKMLLEVQKKRPIKRNKKKLLKKVIDFLISNSYMFAPLISHPPHGFSSPMKTRASITGVEGRKPIKGNNKRLLKKVGDYLKSDSYMYAPLLASPPSASTSSPPKGSSKYLKKVVTMANSERKLFLKYNKSNERFTNVIAEDQASKGCLPEKVLSEQQSVVHKETVKHVVHHSCRSSMSGKGLLRSHLRKLVD
- the LOC18793251 gene encoding uncharacterized protein LOC18793251 isoform X2, coding for MVKKMLLEVQKKRPIKRNKKKLLKKVIDFLISNSYMFAPLISHPPHGFSSPMKTRASITGVEGRKPIKGNNKRLLKKVGDYLKSDSYMYAPLLASPPSASTSSPPKGSSKYLKKVVTMANSERKLFLKYNKSNERFTNVIAEDQASKGCLPEKVLSEQQSVVHKETVKHVVHHSCRSSMERTAQIAPKEAC